The Deinococcus wulumuqiensis R12 genome has a window encoding:
- the aroE gene encoding shikimate dehydrogenase, whose translation MTVPAPAAPAPLSGPRRAFLYADPAAHSLSPRMHRAAFIWAGLSGSYEAERVPPAELPAALARLRTPGVLGANLSLPHKETALPLLDRLSDAARTIGAVNTVIHRDGELHGDNTDAPGLLRALEDAGLTAGLGAADRVVVLGAGGAARAATYAAVALGLEVWVVNRTPARARALAASWQGGGQVRAAELDEVPWAQVGLVINSSSAGLDRPDETPLPDFDFGRLPSRAGVYDMVYQPRRTRLLRDAQAAGLPAENGLGMLAHQARLAFAAWTGADVPVSVFLEALNSPDAPDAAQRPGPESA comes from the coding sequence GTGACTGTGCCCGCCCCTGCTGCGCCTGCCCCTCTGTCCGGCCCGCGCCGCGCTTTTTTGTACGCCGACCCGGCGGCGCACTCGCTCTCGCCCAGGATGCACCGCGCCGCCTTCATCTGGGCAGGCCTGAGCGGCAGCTACGAGGCCGAGCGTGTTCCGCCCGCCGAATTGCCTGCGGCCCTGGCCCGGCTGCGCACCCCCGGCGTTCTGGGGGCCAACCTCAGCCTGCCGCACAAGGAAACGGCGCTCCCGCTGCTCGACCGGCTCTCGGACGCGGCCCGGACCATCGGCGCGGTCAACACCGTGATTCACCGCGATGGTGAGCTGCACGGCGACAACACCGACGCGCCCGGCCTGCTGCGGGCGCTGGAAGACGCCGGGCTGACCGCTGGTCTGGGCGCCGCTGACCGGGTGGTCGTGCTGGGCGCGGGGGGCGCGGCGCGGGCGGCCACCTACGCTGCTGTCGCCCTTGGCCTGGAGGTCTGGGTGGTCAACCGCACCCCGGCGCGGGCACGAGCGCTCGCCGCGAGCTGGCAGGGGGGCGGGCAGGTCCGGGCCGCCGAGCTGGACGAGGTGCCCTGGGCGCAGGTCGGCCTGGTCATCAACAGCAGCAGCGCCGGACTGGACCGCCCCGACGAGACGCCGCTGCCCGACTTCGATTTCGGGCGGCTGCCGTCCCGTGCGGGGGTCTACGACATGGTCTACCAGCCGCGCCGAACCCGGCTGCTGCGCGACGCCCAGGCCGCCGGGCTGCCTGCCGAAAACGGCCTGGGAATGCTGGCACATCAGGCGCGGCTGGCCTTTGCCGCGTGGACCGGGGCAGACGTGCCGGTGTCGGTGTTTCTGGAGGCCCTGAACTCCCCGGATGCCCCAGACGCAGCGCAGCGACCGGGGCCGGAGTCGGCATGA
- a CDS encoding DUF2201 family putative metallopeptidase — MTQPLPITPEFQRLVSGSRLRLRGKSAFFATLLLYADIVPSREVLAAGTDGERVYLNPEVAASLPPDVLDGLLLHEVLHAALSHVERRGPREKKRWNRAADLIVNGMVDAAGLPTPPNSRRDEHLERLSVEEVYTSLEGEADGEGDKEGDDLLDAPPSDAPARQGKPGRQVAREWQQALAQARSVEAMSGGQGHDPLGMHRELQRLAPARLDWRAQLWRFLARTPVDFGGFDRRFVGRGLYLEALDDETLTALVAVDTSGSVDDDAVRALVGEVQGVLGAYPHVRATLYYADTEAYGPFELRPGDEIPPPQGGGGTDFRPIFELLEQHEPDVLIYLTDGYGDFPDEAPRTPTLWVVPPGGLEDEGFPFGDVLRLGE; from the coding sequence ATGACCCAGCCTCTGCCCATCACCCCTGAATTTCAGCGCCTCGTGTCGGGTTCCCGGCTGCGGCTGCGCGGTAAGTCGGCGTTTTTCGCCACGCTGCTGCTCTACGCCGACATCGTGCCGTCGCGGGAAGTCCTGGCGGCGGGCACCGACGGCGAGCGCGTCTACCTCAACCCCGAGGTCGCCGCCAGCCTGCCGCCCGACGTGCTCGACGGCCTGCTGCTGCACGAGGTGCTGCACGCCGCGCTTTCGCATGTGGAGCGGCGCGGGCCGCGTGAAAAGAAGCGCTGGAACCGCGCCGCCGACCTCATCGTCAACGGCATGGTGGACGCCGCCGGGCTGCCCACCCCCCCCAACTCGCGCCGCGACGAGCATCTGGAACGGCTGAGCGTGGAGGAGGTCTACACCTCGCTGGAAGGCGAAGCGGACGGCGAGGGCGACAAGGAAGGCGACGACCTGCTCGACGCCCCGCCCAGCGACGCCCCGGCCCGTCAGGGCAAACCGGGCCGTCAGGTGGCCCGCGAGTGGCAGCAAGCGCTCGCGCAGGCCCGCAGCGTGGAAGCCATGAGCGGGGGCCAGGGCCACGACCCCCTCGGGATGCACCGCGAGTTGCAGCGCCTCGCCCCGGCGCGGCTCGACTGGCGGGCGCAACTGTGGCGCTTTCTGGCGCGGACCCCAGTGGATTTCGGCGGCTTCGACCGGCGCTTCGTGGGCCGGGGGCTGTACCTGGAGGCGCTGGACGACGAAACCCTGACCGCCCTGGTCGCGGTGGACACCTCGGGCAGCGTGGACGACGACGCGGTGCGCGCACTCGTGGGCGAAGTGCAGGGCGTCCTGGGCGCCTACCCGCACGTTCGGGCGACCCTCTACTACGCCGACACCGAAGCCTACGGCCCCTTCGAGTTGCGCCCCGGCGACGAGATTCCCCCACCCCAGGGCGGGGGCGGCACCGACTTCCGGCCCATCTTCGAGTTGCTGGAGCAGCACGAACCCGACGTGCTGATTTACCTCACCGACGGCTACGGCGACTTTCCCGACGAGGCCCCGCGCACGCCGACGCTGTGGGTGGTGCCGCCCGGCGGACTGGAAGACGAGGGCTTTCCGTTCGGGGACGTGCTGCGGCTGGGCGAGTAG
- a CDS encoding ATP-binding protein — MTLTPQDLQTYLSALVRQNLQMATMIWGPPGVGKSSVVAQVARQHDLEFVDVRLSQLAPTDLRGLPVPETDGQGSGVSRWYPPEFLPRSGKGILFLDEVNMAPPTMQGMAQQLILDRRVGSYELPGGWFVWAAGNRKEDRASVFDMPAPLANRFLHLTVRPDFDSWRSYALARGLHEHVVAFLTFRPELLWRLDPQQPAWPSPRSWEMAAHLHRAGLDASSAIGEAAGAEFAAFVRLFEQLPDLGTVLSGNGAGLKLPDEPSVRYAAVVGLAARAQDAEEAYRAFEWLAGTAGPEWLQLYVATLVSKFQATGQLGELAGLLGRDPRLAELVQGALSLAEG; from the coding sequence ATGACCCTGACCCCGCAAGACCTTCAAACCTATCTCTCGGCCCTGGTGCGCCAGAACCTTCAGATGGCCACCATGATCTGGGGGCCGCCCGGTGTGGGCAAAAGCAGCGTGGTGGCGCAGGTGGCGCGGCAGCACGACCTGGAGTTCGTGGACGTGCGGCTCTCGCAGCTCGCCCCCACCGACCTGCGCGGGCTGCCGGTGCCGGAAACCGACGGGCAGGGCAGTGGCGTGAGCCGCTGGTATCCCCCCGAGTTCCTGCCGCGCTCCGGCAAAGGCATCCTCTTTCTGGACGAGGTGAACATGGCGCCGCCCACCATGCAGGGCATGGCGCAGCAACTCATCCTGGACCGCCGGGTGGGCAGCTACGAGTTGCCAGGCGGCTGGTTTGTCTGGGCGGCAGGCAACCGCAAGGAGGACCGCGCCAGCGTGTTCGACATGCCCGCGCCGCTCGCCAACCGCTTTCTGCACCTGACCGTGCGGCCCGACTTCGACTCGTGGCGCTCGTACGCTCTGGCGCGGGGTCTGCACGAGCATGTCGTGGCTTTCCTGACCTTCCGCCCGGAACTGCTGTGGCGCCTCGACCCGCAGCAACCCGCCTGGCCCAGCCCGCGCTCGTGGGAAATGGCCGCGCACCTGCACCGTGCCGGGCTGGACGCGTCTTCGGCCATCGGGGAAGCGGCGGGCGCCGAGTTTGCCGCGTTCGTGCGGCTGTTCGAACAGTTGCCCGACCTCGGCACGGTTCTGAGCGGCAATGGCGCGGGCCTGAAACTGCCCGACGAACCCAGCGTGCGCTACGCCGCCGTGGTGGGACTGGCCGCCCGCGCCCAGGACGCCGAGGAAGCCTACCGTGCCTTCGAGTGGCTGGCCGGGACCGCCGGACCCGAGTGGCTGCAACTGTACGTCGCCACACTGGTCAGCAAGTTCCAGGCCACCGGGCAACTGGGCGAACTCGCCGGGCTGCTGGGCCGTGACCCCCGGCTGGCCGAACTGGTTCAGGGCGCCCTGAGCCTCGCGGAGGGCTGA
- a CDS encoding phage holin family protein encodes MGFFLRLLLNALALYLLSRVYNGVSFAPGTDVVSVVLAALVMGIVNALIRPVLLLLSLPVNVLTLGLFTLVVNGAVLWLVAQVTALNVAGFGAAILGALVLALISWLLDALVTALGLDGRRG; translated from the coding sequence ATGGGATTTTTTCTCAGGCTGCTGCTCAACGCCCTGGCCTTGTATCTGCTGAGCCGGGTCTACAACGGGGTGTCGTTCGCTCCTGGCACCGACGTGGTCAGTGTGGTGCTCGCCGCGCTGGTCATGGGCATCGTCAACGCCCTGATTCGTCCGGTGCTGCTGCTGCTGTCGCTGCCGGTCAACGTGCTGACGCTGGGCCTGTTTACGCTGGTGGTCAACGGCGCCGTGCTGTGGCTGGTCGCGCAGGTCACGGCCCTGAACGTGGCCGGGTTCGGCGCCGCCATCCTGGGCGCCCTCGTCCTGGCGCTGATTTCCTGGTTGCTCGACGCGCTGGTAACGGCGCTGGGCCTGGACGGGCGCCGTGGCTGA